The Candidatus Brocadiia bacterium genome has a segment encoding these proteins:
- a CDS encoding endonuclease/exonuclease/phosphatase family protein, with product MRKIFIYASILIIPVLFLFCAPAGLRKIQEPTGPHIKVLTWNVNWGMPQPSEALKVLQDAGADIICLQETTPAWERFLRPQLGKDYPFMEFRHRNAAGGQAIFSKRPFKELEYILPAEGWFPGWFNEFETDIGTIQILSVHLHPAISDKGSFSVGAYLSTPKIRLGEIQTLFPHLKKETATLILGDFNEEDSSVALEWLVEQGFTNALGEFDSESQTWEWQSSFMSIKRRFDHVLYSKELTCPNAYVNRTGGSDHFPVFAVFEKAK from the coding sequence ATGCGCAAGATTTTTATCTATGCTTCTATTCTGATAATTCCCGTCTTGTTTTTGTTCTGTGCGCCGGCCGGCCTTAGAAAAATACAAGAACCAACCGGTCCTCATATTAAAGTGCTTACCTGGAATGTTAATTGGGGTATGCCTCAACCGTCGGAAGCATTAAAAGTATTGCAGGATGCCGGTGCTGATATAATCTGCCTGCAGGAAACCACACCGGCCTGGGAGCGTTTTTTGCGGCCGCAGTTAGGAAAAGATTATCCGTTTATGGAATTTAGGCATAGGAACGCGGCCGGAGGGCAGGCGATTTTCTCCAAAAGACCATTTAAAGAACTTGAATATATTTTACCGGCTGAAGGCTGGTTCCCGGGCTGGTTCAACGAATTTGAAACTGATATTGGAACCATCCAGATTCTAAGCGTACATCTTCATCCGGCCATTAGTGATAAAGGAAGTTTTAGTGTCGGAGCGTATTTGTCAACCCCCAAAATCAGGTTGGGCGAAATCCAAACGCTGTTTCCACATCTTAAAAAGGAAACCGCCACGCTTATTTTAGGCGATTTTAACGAAGAAGATTCCAGTGTCGCCCTCGAATGGTTGGTTGAACAAGGATTTACTAATGCCCTAGGGGAATTTGACTCTGAGAGCCAAACCTGGGAATGGCAGAGCAGTTTTATGAGTATTAAAAGGCGTTTTGACCATGTTTTATATTCCAAGGAGTTAACTTGCCCTAATGCCTATGTTAATCGGACCGGAGGTTCTGACCATTTCCCGGTCTTTGCTGTTTTTGAAAAAGCGAAATGA
- a CDS encoding tetratricopeptide repeat protein: protein MNLFLRISIIMFVLILTSCTVTPSSITQTTKNDTVIPLDFANDWFEIGTRYYNDGYYKNALISYSKATDLRPNYTEAWFKKGLTFLKLNQIQDALQAFVKTTELNTSHAEAWNNRGLIYTKLGYENEAQKAYERAIELKPDYAEAWFNNGCVIESDEESLNAYETAIKLKPDFIDAWLAKARKLNNMHQEKESLAAYYKVIELNPPTAQGWLDIGWELLFAFNDVEKGMLFINKALEMDPNFIKGWNRKGIYLLMFIGDHEEAIKSFSKAIELDPKTPNIYFNRGQAYSGIHKYKAAIADYEIGIKLSPPGSDMTKKLEEMNKWKKNLALQEKEEKK from the coding sequence ATGAATTTGTTCCTACGTATCAGCATCATAATGTTCGTATTAATCCTAACCAGCTGTACTGTAACACCATCGAGTATTACCCAAACCACGAAAAACGATACGGTTATTCCTCTTGATTTCGCAAATGATTGGTTTGAAATAGGCACAAGATATTATAACGATGGCTACTATAAAAACGCGTTAATCTCATACAGCAAAGCAACCGACTTAAGACCGAATTATACTGAAGCCTGGTTCAAGAAAGGACTAACTTTTTTAAAGCTTAACCAAATTCAGGATGCACTTCAAGCATTCGTAAAAACTACTGAATTAAATACATCACATGCCGAAGCTTGGAATAACAGAGGTCTTATCTATACCAAGCTTGGCTATGAAAACGAAGCTCAAAAAGCATACGAACGCGCTATTGAACTAAAACCGGATTATGCCGAAGCTTGGTTTAATAATGGATGCGTTATAGAAAGTGATGAAGAATCACTTAATGCCTATGAAACAGCCATAAAACTCAAGCCTGATTTTATTGACGCATGGTTAGCCAAAGCCAGAAAGCTTAATAACATGCATCAGGAAAAAGAGTCGCTGGCTGCATATTATAAAGTTATCGAGTTGAATCCTCCAACCGCTCAAGGCTGGCTTGATATTGGATGGGAACTTTTATTTGCTTTTAATGATGTAGAAAAAGGAATGCTGTTTATCAATAAGGCACTCGAGATGGATCCTAATTTTATTAAAGGCTGGAACCGAAAAGGCATATACTTACTAATGTTTATCGGTGATCATGAAGAAGCCATCAAATCTTTCAGCAAAGCCATCGAGCTTGACCCCAAAACCCCTAACATCTATTTCAACCGCGGACAGGCTTATTCGGGTATCCACAAATATAAGGCCGCCATCGCCGATTACGAAATCGGGATAAAACTGTCCCCACCCGGTTCGGATATGACAAAAAAGCTTGAAGAAATGAATAAATGGAAAAAGAATCTAGCATTACAGGAAAAGGAAGAAAAAAAATGA
- a CDS encoding HEAT repeat domain-containing protein, producing the protein MSLFLRISIILTVLTLAGCASAPTPPPTQMPPVQETIIQPAESQRSPDYFGTPAPAMQPPINPVPITPTEKAILPAVKTNDTPALSDQARRQQITQALAQLNGQDRNAQINAIYALIDLNARQAIPDIAKLLQHSDPIIRELAVYASGQLGADAAIPQIAKLLQDSQPDVRTMAADALGKLGGKTAIPEITKLLQDENPLFRLFAVWSLRDMDAKESIPDIAKLLQDKEPLVRRTAAFTLSQLGGNQSLPQIIGLLQDADNGVRQSAVEILVRLNAKELIPKLTKLMQDANADIRRWAVWSINDLKAKEATPELVKLLGHENPVVRYTAVYTLRDLGAKQAIPAIAKLLQDDSKDVRMSAVWSLGDLGAKELIPELTKLLQNDDADTRSIAVGALGKLGAKDAIPQITGLLHDNAPGVRQTAVEALGKLDAKEAIPQIIMMLQNNDPNIRITAINTLGQLGAKQAVPTLIKLLNDPEFRWPAANALGRIGAKEAIPVVTKLLQDNVPWVRRLAVETLGKLNAKESIFELTKALEDKNDDIRGLAALVLVELGAKDKITAKSVEDIKPILKWDGDYPARARQALKELGIPEEK; encoded by the coding sequence ATGAGTCTATTTCTACGTATCAGCATCATCCTAACCGTCTTGACCCTGGCCGGCTGCGCATCGGCGCCGACACCGCCCCCCACGCAAATGCCGCCGGTGCAGGAAACAATTATCCAACCAGCGGAGTCGCAACGGAGTCCCGATTATTTCGGGACGCCCGCCCCAGCGATGCAGCCGCCCATAAACCCAGTACCCATAACCCCGACCGAAAAGGCCATCCTGCCGGCAGTCAAGACCAATGACACGCCCGCCCTATCTGACCAAGCCCGCCGGCAACAGATAACCCAGGCGCTGGCGCAACTCAACGGCCAGGACCGGAACGCCCAGATAAACGCTATCTATGCCCTGATTGACCTAAACGCCAGGCAGGCCATCCCGGACATCGCCAAACTGCTCCAGCACAGCGACCCGATAATCCGCGAGCTGGCGGTCTACGCATCGGGCCAGCTCGGCGCCGACGCGGCCATCCCGCAGATTGCCAAATTATTACAGGACAGCCAGCCCGACGTCCGCACAATGGCGGCTGACGCCCTGGGCAAACTCGGAGGAAAAACCGCCATCCCCGAAATCACCAAGCTGTTGCAGGACGAAAACCCGCTCTTCCGCCTGTTCGCCGTCTGGTCATTAAGGGATATGGACGCCAAAGAATCCATCCCTGATATCGCCAAGCTGTTGCAGGACAAAGAACCTCTGGTCCGCCGGACGGCCGCTTTCACATTGAGCCAGCTGGGCGGCAACCAGTCCCTCCCGCAGATTATCGGGTTACTACAGGATGCCGACAACGGCGTGCGCCAATCAGCCGTCGAGATACTGGTCCGGCTCAACGCCAAGGAACTAATCCCAAAGCTCACAAAACTAATGCAGGACGCTAACGCCGATATCCGCCGCTGGGCCGTCTGGAGCATTAATGACCTCAAGGCCAAAGAGGCCACTCCGGAGCTGGTCAAACTGCTCGGGCACGAAAACCCGGTGGTCCGCTACACGGCGGTTTATACCCTGCGCGATTTAGGAGCCAAGCAGGCCATCCCGGCAATCGCCAAGCTGTTGCAGGATGACAGCAAAGACGTGCGCATGTCGGCGGTCTGGTCCTTGGGCGACCTGGGCGCCAAGGAGTTAATCCCGGAGCTTACCAAGCTGTTGCAAAACGACGACGCCGATACCCGCTCGATAGCGGTCGGCGCGTTGGGCAAACTCGGAGCCAAGGATGCCATCCCGCAGATTACCGGGTTGTTGCACGACAACGCCCCGGGCGTGCGCCAAACAGCCGTCGAGGCATTGGGCAAGCTCGACGCCAAGGAAGCCATCCCGCAGATTATTATGATGTTGCAGAACAACGACCCCAACATCCGCATCACAGCCATCAACACCCTGGGCCAGCTGGGAGCAAAGCAAGCCGTGCCGACCCTGATAAAGCTATTGAACGACCCCGAATTCCGCTGGCCGGCCGCCAACGCATTGGGCCGGATAGGGGCCAAGGAAGCTATCCCGGTCGTCACCAAGCTATTGCAGGACAACGTCCCCTGGGTCCGCCGACTGGCGGTCGAGACGCTGGGCAAGCTCAACGCCAAAGAATCCATCTTCGAACTAACCAAGGCCTTGGAAGACAAGAACGACGACATCCGCGGGCTGGCGGCGCTGGTCCTGGTGGAGTTGGGAGCCAAGGACAAGATCACGGCCAAGTCGGTAGAAGACATAAAACCAATCCTCAAATGGGATGGCGACTACCCAGCCCGCGCTCGACAAGCGCTCAAGGAATTGGGAATACCTGAAGAGAAATAG
- a CDS encoding helix-turn-helix domain-containing protein gives MPYPHKFVKLTDQERKEVESALKELLHRRESKKRRRLQIIYWSDQGSSYDSIAKSLYFSYATVRRWIYRWQKEGIKPFLPRKK, from the coding sequence ATGCCGTATCCACACAAATTCGTCAAACTGACCGACCAAGAGCGTAAAGAAGTTGAGTCGGCTTTAAAAGAACTGCTCCATCGAAGAGAATCTAAAAAACGCCGGCGCCTGCAGATTATTTATTGGTCAGACCAGGGTTCAAGTTATGACAGCATCGCCAAGTCATTATATTTTTCTTATGCTACGGTACGCCGATGGATTTATCGCTGGCAAAAAGAAGGAATAAAACCATTCCTACCTAGGAAAAAGTGA
- a CDS encoding C45 family peptidase gives DRFLSKDANKQRALDALKEMTTFMPPEYVQELETLAQASGIAPEKLLLLHTIIDEPRVPFCSAVIASGPATVDGGLIFGRNLDFASLGIAKDYSLITVFHPAGKKPFAAVTWPGFVGVISGINSDGLAVAMLLSMDGVTNLSGMPSIMLFRKVLEEASDIDGAIKIITAARRTAPTNLAVADAQNKSAVIEFTSTDVELRYPEKGLLYSTNWFRSAKLKQSSGDWRYATMVGCAKQVSGRLDVPGTIRILNQVPLPLLNLQSMVFLPKDRTVYFSAGQIPASNGPFRLIDLKPYLAK, from the coding sequence TCGACAGATTCCTGTCCAAGGATGCCAATAAACAACGGGCGCTGGACGCGCTCAAGGAGATGACCACGTTTATGCCGCCCGAATACGTCCAGGAGCTGGAAACCCTGGCCCAGGCCTCCGGCATCGCTCCGGAAAAGTTACTACTCCTGCACACCATCATAGACGAACCGCGAGTGCCGTTCTGCAGCGCCGTCATCGCTTCCGGCCCGGCCACCGTTGACGGCGGACTGATATTCGGACGCAACCTCGACTTCGCCTCGCTGGGCATCGCCAAGGATTACAGCCTGATAACCGTGTTCCATCCGGCCGGCAAGAAACCATTCGCGGCCGTAACCTGGCCAGGGTTCGTCGGCGTCATTTCCGGCATCAACAGCGACGGCCTGGCCGTAGCCATGCTCCTGAGTATGGACGGCGTGACCAACCTGTCCGGGATGCCATCAATAATGCTGTTCCGCAAGGTGCTGGAAGAGGCCTCGGACATAGACGGCGCCATAAAGATAATCACCGCCGCCCGGCGCACCGCCCCGACCAACCTGGCCGTAGCCGACGCACAAAATAAATCCGCGGTAATAGAGTTCACCTCGACCGATGTCGAGTTGCGCTACCCAGAAAAGGGTCTGCTCTACAGCACCAACTGGTTCCGGTCGGCCAAACTGAAACAGAGCTCCGGCGACTGGCGCTACGCCACAATGGTTGGATGCGCCAAGCAGGTCTCCGGTAGACTTGACGTGCCCGGAACCATCAGGATACTCAACCAGGTACCGTTGCCACTGTTAAACCTGCAATCGATGGTCTTCCTGCCCAAGGACAGGACGGTCTACTTCTCCGCCGGCCAAATCCCGGCCTCCAACGGCCCATTCCGGCTCATCGACCTGAAACCATATCTGGCCAAATAG